The following coding sequences are from one Devosia neptuniae window:
- a CDS encoding YqaA family protein: MSDATPQPQKIKFYDRLKLATKHRLAEPILGLLCFLEASILPIFPEIMLAPMIIADRKRAWRLATICTVTSVLGGLAGYAVGYFLFDTVGRAIIAFYGAGDGFASLMQSFNDNGPLMILIGAISPIPYKVVTITSGVAGLDLWTFIFYGLVGRATRYFVPCGLFYFFGPAANHFIEKHKAIAGWALVALTIIGFAAAPLLFPKSGVAEVESVVEAIDHTLGDLTPEG; this comes from the coding sequence ATGAGCGACGCCACGCCGCAGCCGCAGAAGATCAAGTTCTATGACCGCCTGAAACTGGCGACCAAGCACCGGCTGGCCGAGCCGATACTGGGGCTGCTGTGCTTTCTTGAAGCCAGTATCTTGCCGATCTTTCCCGAGATCATGCTGGCCCCAATGATCATCGCCGACCGCAAGCGGGCGTGGCGGCTGGCGACGATCTGTACGGTGACCTCGGTGCTGGGCGGGTTGGCCGGCTATGCGGTAGGCTATTTCCTGTTCGATACGGTGGGGCGCGCCATTATCGCCTTTTATGGCGCCGGAGACGGCTTTGCCTCGCTGATGCAGAGCTTTAACGACAATGGCCCGCTGATGATCCTGATCGGCGCGATCTCGCCCATCCCCTACAAGGTGGTGACCATCACCAGCGGCGTGGCGGGGCTGGATCTGTGGACCTTCATTTTCTACGGGCTGGTCGGACGCGCCACGCGCTATTTCGTGCCCTGCGGGCTGTTCTACTTCTTTGGACCAGCTGCCAACCATTTCATCGAAAAGCACAAGGCGATTGCCGGCTGGGCCCTGGTGGCGCTGACCATTATCGGCTTTGCCGCGGCGCCACTGCTATTTCCGAAATCTGGCGTGGCCGAGGTGGAAAGCGTGGTGGAAGCAATCGATCATACGCTGGGGGATCTGACGCCGGAGGGCTAA
- a CDS encoding bifunctional helix-turn-helix transcriptional regulator/GNAT family N-acetyltransferase yields MAEQPDQSQQIATIRAFNRFYTGVIGLLNEGMHKSPHPLAEARLIHEIGKRVSTTSAGLAADLGMDRGQMSRLVWRLIDQGLLAMVPHSDDRRSSTLALTADGDRIYRQLNEWSDGAAAELLAPLDNFLRRDLVDSMRRIHTILAEPDPAETLILRPHRVGELGWLIHRQGLLYHLEQGWNGEFETLIARIYAEYEAAPATPPKSLWVAEMAGQVAGSLFIVPSAADPAVAQLRMLYVEPAFRGHGIGKRLVEEAIRFSRASGYSSILLWTQDCLAAARKIYQAAGFILEREEPHHSFGADLNGQYWRLQLKR; encoded by the coding sequence ATGGCTGAGCAGCCGGACCAAAGCCAACAGATCGCGACCATCCGAGCGTTTAATCGCTTCTATACGGGCGTTATCGGCCTGCTGAATGAGGGCATGCACAAGAGCCCTCATCCCTTGGCCGAGGCACGGCTGATCCATGAAATCGGCAAGCGGGTATCAACCACGTCCGCCGGCCTTGCTGCGGATCTGGGAATGGATCGCGGGCAGATGAGCCGGCTGGTCTGGCGGCTGATCGATCAGGGTCTGCTCGCCATGGTGCCACATAGCGATGACCGCCGGTCCAGCACGCTGGCGCTGACCGCCGATGGCGATCGCATCTATCGTCAGCTCAACGAATGGAGTGACGGCGCCGCCGCCGAACTGCTCGCTCCGCTGGACAATTTTCTCCGCCGCGACTTGGTGGATTCAATGCGTCGCATCCACACTATCCTGGCTGAGCCCGACCCTGCCGAGACGCTCATCCTGCGCCCTCACCGCGTTGGGGAACTGGGTTGGCTGATCCACCGCCAAGGCCTGCTCTATCACCTCGAGCAAGGCTGGAATGGCGAGTTCGAGACCCTGATCGCCCGCATCTATGCCGAGTACGAAGCCGCACCCGCCACGCCACCCAAATCGCTCTGGGTCGCCGAAATGGCGGGGCAGGTGGCCGGCTCGCTCTTTATCGTGCCCTCAGCCGCTGATCCGGCGGTCGCCCAGTTGCGCATGCTTTATGTCGAACCCGCCTTCCGCGGCCACGGCATCGGCAAGCGCCTCGTCGAGGAAGCCATCCGCTTCTCCCGCGCCTCGGGCTATTCCAGCATCCTGCTCTGGACCCAGGACTGCCTCGCCGCCGCGCGCAAGATCTACCAGGCGGCCGGCTTCATTCTCGAACGCGAAGAGCCGCATCATTCCTTTGGCGCCGACCTGAATGGCCAATACTGGCGCCTGCAGCTCAAGCGATAG
- a CDS encoding tetratricopeptide repeat protein — MSSLSPLFKPLRIVLLAGAAMVAISACAATRPPTSALGYAAGQPQLGIAELTTRYRANPKDKGTIITYSAALRAAGQSGQAVAVLEQGVGTYPNDPDIAVAYAKALTADGRFEQSLGVLDRVIRPDAPDWNALLVKGAAMDQLGRNAEARQVYGQALVMAPGEASIEANLGLSYAMTNELGAAEQHLRRAVQMPGATSKIRQNLALIVGLQGRFDEARKLYAAELPPDQVESNMAYVRSMLTQQNRWDAVAKS, encoded by the coding sequence TTGTCGTCATTGTCCCCCTTGTTCAAGCCCTTGCGCATCGTGCTGCTTGCTGGCGCGGCCATGGTGGCAATTTCGGCCTGCGCCGCTACGAGGCCTCCCACGTCGGCGCTGGGCTATGCAGCGGGGCAGCCGCAATTGGGCATTGCCGAACTGACGACGCGTTACCGCGCCAATCCCAAGGACAAGGGCACAATCATCACCTACTCCGCCGCCTTGCGCGCTGCGGGGCAGAGCGGACAGGCCGTGGCGGTACTCGAACAGGGCGTCGGCACTTATCCCAATGACCCCGATATCGCCGTGGCCTATGCCAAGGCACTGACGGCGGACGGGCGGTTCGAGCAATCGCTGGGCGTGCTCGATCGCGTCATCCGGCCGGATGCGCCGGACTGGAATGCGCTCCTGGTCAAGGGGGCGGCAATGGACCAATTGGGGCGCAATGCCGAGGCGCGGCAAGTTTATGGCCAAGCCCTGGTCATGGCGCCGGGCGAAGCCTCAATCGAGGCCAATCTTGGCCTCTCCTATGCCATGACCAACGAACTCGGCGCGGCCGAACAGCATTTGCGCCGGGCGGTGCAGATGCCGGGCGCGACCAGCAAGATACGGCAGAACCTGGCACTGATCGTGGGCCTGCAAGGCCGGTTCGATGAGGCGCGCAAGCTCTATGCGGCTGAGTTGCCGCCCGACCAGGTCGAGAGCAACATGGCCTATGTGCGCTCGATGCTGACCCAGCAGAACCGTTGGGATGCGGTTGCGAAGAGTTAG
- a CDS encoding 2-hydroxyacid dehydrogenase, with protein sequence MLLLHLSDVDEASWAEKLRAALAPYPVVRQSDAFDPKDIRYIFVWKPKPGAFDGLTNLKAILSLGAGVDALLKHPRLPDVPVVRFVDEDLSQRMSDYVVAHVTMHQRLYSRFRAAQLARRWDQLYPPAASQTAVGIMGMGVLGQDAVKRLKPQGFTLRSWSRTPKAIEGVEGFAGTEQFDAFLAGTDILVNLLPLTPETTGILNYETFAKLRRGGLHGGPVIINAARGGHQREADIVRALGDGTLGAASLDVFETEPLPQENPLWAIENCYITPHIAAISSETAGVAYYAGIIAAHEAGKPLINVVDRTRGY encoded by the coding sequence ATGCTGCTATTGCACCTTTCCGATGTCGACGAGGCGAGCTGGGCGGAAAAGCTGCGCGCGGCACTGGCGCCCTATCCCGTGGTGCGGCAAAGCGATGCCTTCGACCCCAAGGACATCCGCTATATCTTTGTGTGGAAGCCCAAGCCGGGGGCGTTTGACGGACTGACCAATCTCAAGGCCATTTTGTCGCTGGGCGCGGGCGTGGATGCACTGCTCAAGCATCCCAGGCTGCCAGATGTGCCGGTGGTGCGGTTTGTCGATGAGGACCTGAGCCAGCGCATGAGCGATTATGTGGTGGCCCATGTCACCATGCATCAACGGCTCTATAGTCGTTTTCGCGCGGCGCAACTGGCACGGCGCTGGGACCAGCTCTATCCGCCAGCTGCCTCGCAGACTGCCGTGGGCATAATGGGCATGGGCGTATTGGGGCAGGATGCAGTCAAAAGGCTCAAGCCGCAGGGCTTTACCCTGCGCAGCTGGAGCCGCACGCCCAAGGCCATCGAAGGTGTGGAGGGATTTGCCGGGACCGAGCAGTTCGATGCGTTCCTGGCGGGCACCGATATCCTAGTCAACCTGCTGCCGCTGACGCCCGAAACCACGGGCATTCTCAACTATGAGACCTTTGCCAAGCTGCGGCGTGGCGGACTCCATGGGGGGCCGGTGATCATTAACGCGGCGCGAGGCGGGCATCAGCGCGAGGCCGATATCGTGCGGGCGCTGGGCGATGGCACTTTGGGCGCGGCCAGCCTTGATGTGTTCGAGACCGAGCCGCTGCCGCAGGAAAACCCGCTCTGGGCAATCGAGAATTGCTACATTACTCCACATATTGCGGCTATTTCCAGCGAAACGGCCGGGGTGGCCTATTATGCCGGCATCATTGCCGCGCATGAGGCGGGCAAGCCATTGATCAATGTAGTGGATCGGACGCGCGGCTACTGA
- a CDS encoding leucyl aminopeptidase family protein, whose protein sequence is MSHAQSLPIIVIEEGQLAAADLPPARTAWAMANGFSGQRGRLLALPGDDGAVTGYLFGIGEPASRSALVMGLAGATLPAGDYQLEGAFGDPVLAVVGFRLGAYRFARYRKAEPAPHLTPPDGADTAEIDRLVEAATLARDLVNTPANDLGPEAFEAAIRDFAITRGMSVSSVVGDDLLAANFPMIHAVGRAAPQAPRLLDLSWGRDTDPKVTLVGKGVTFDTGGLDIKSASGMLLMKKDMGGAANVLGLAHTIVSAGLAVRLRVLIPIVENAIAGNAFRPGDVLTSRKGLTVEIGNTDAEGRLILADALALADEESPDLLIDMATLTGAARVALGPDLPALYSTDDALARDLMAAGLLADDPFWQMPLWSPYDGMMSSKIADVNNAGSGGFAGSITAALFMRRFVSKAKAWVHLDIMAWAPEVRPGRPQGGTDHGIRAVYGVLKQRYPAN, encoded by the coding sequence ATGTCGCACGCCCAATCCCTGCCCATCATCGTCATTGAAGAGGGGCAACTCGCTGCGGCGGACCTCCCGCCGGCACGGACTGCCTGGGCAATGGCCAACGGCTTTTCCGGCCAGCGCGGGCGCCTGCTGGCGCTGCCAGGCGACGATGGCGCGGTGACTGGCTATCTGTTCGGCATTGGCGAGCCCGCCAGCCGCTCTGCGCTGGTCATGGGCCTGGCCGGCGCAACGCTGCCGGCCGGCGACTATCAACTCGAAGGCGCCTTTGGCGACCCGGTCCTGGCCGTAGTCGGCTTTCGTCTCGGCGCCTATCGCTTCGCCCGGTACCGCAAGGCCGAACCCGCCCCGCATCTCACCCCGCCTGATGGCGCCGACACGGCTGAGATCGACCGTCTCGTCGAGGCCGCCACGCTCGCCCGCGATCTGGTCAATACGCCCGCCAACGATCTTGGTCCCGAGGCCTTCGAAGCCGCCATCCGCGACTTCGCCATCACCCGCGGCATGAGCGTTTCGTCCGTTGTCGGCGATGACCTGCTCGCCGCTAATTTCCCGATGATCCACGCCGTGGGTCGCGCCGCGCCCCAGGCACCCCGCCTGCTCGATCTGAGTTGGGGCCGCGACACCGATCCCAAGGTAACCCTGGTAGGCAAGGGCGTCACTTTCGATACGGGTGGGCTCGACATCAAATCCGCCAGCGGCATGCTGCTGATGAAAAAAGACATGGGCGGCGCTGCTAATGTACTGGGCCTAGCCCATACCATCGTCTCGGCTGGCCTTGCGGTGCGCCTACGCGTGCTCATTCCCATTGTCGAGAATGCCATTGCCGGCAATGCCTTCCGCCCCGGTGATGTGCTCACCTCCCGCAAGGGTCTCACCGTCGAAATCGGCAATACCGATGCCGAAGGGCGCCTGATCCTGGCCGATGCGCTGGCCCTGGCTGACGAGGAAAGCCCGGACCTCCTCATCGATATGGCCACCCTGACCGGCGCTGCCCGCGTGGCGCTCGGCCCTGATCTGCCCGCGCTCTATTCCACCGATGACGCCTTGGCGCGCGACCTGATGGCCGCGGGCCTGCTCGCCGATGATCCGTTCTGGCAGATGCCGCTCTGGTCCCCCTATGACGGCATGATGTCGTCCAAGATCGCCGATGTGAACAATGCCGGCAGCGGCGGCTTTGCCGGCTCTATCACCGCCGCCCTGTTCATGCGGCGCTTCGTCAGCAAGGCCAAGGCCTGGGTGCATCTCGATATCATGGCCTGGGCCCCCGAAGTCCGCCCCGGTCGTCCCCAAGGCGGCACCGACCATGGCATCCGCGCCGTCTATGGTGTGCTCAAGCAGCGCTATCCCGCAAACTAG
- a CDS encoding type II secretion system F family protein → MTTLLLIILAMVAVGAAGFALVPSALGDSTADKRRKAFQGDLRVNRLEVDAARSRDQRRKSVQQALKTQTDALNAKKRLTLPQLLFQAGMTIKPAAFIRNSIILGVVLFVLLVLVQVPFYFAAIFALAAAYLLPRFYVGRKRRKYQDQFLDELPNAVEAIVRGVKTGLPLNDSIRVVAKDAKDPVKSEFARVLDQQAFGMSMTEAVQVLLDRVPLPEVNFFVVVITVQQQAGGNLSEALGNLARVLRNRKKMKQKVKAMSSEAKASAGIIGSLPFVVGILVSVVSPRYLEPLVTTSLGHIWLGIGAIMLSAGIFVMKRMVKFDF, encoded by the coding sequence ATGACCACGCTGCTGCTCATCATCCTGGCCATGGTTGCCGTTGGCGCCGCCGGCTTTGCCCTCGTCCCTTCGGCGCTGGGCGACAGCACTGCGGACAAGCGGCGCAAGGCGTTTCAGGGCGACCTGCGGGTCAATCGCCTGGAGGTGGACGCGGCGCGCAGCCGCGATCAGCGCCGCAAGAGTGTGCAGCAAGCGCTCAAGACCCAGACTGACGCGCTCAACGCCAAGAAGCGTCTCACGCTGCCTCAATTGCTGTTCCAGGCCGGCATGACCATCAAACCTGCCGCCTTCATCCGCAACAGCATTATCCTTGGTGTGGTGCTGTTCGTTCTTTTGGTGCTGGTGCAGGTGCCGTTCTATTTCGCCGCCATTTTCGCGCTTGCCGCCGCCTATCTGCTGCCGCGCTTCTATGTCGGCCGCAAGCGTCGCAAATATCAGGATCAGTTCCTCGACGAACTGCCCAATGCCGTTGAAGCCATTGTGCGGGGCGTCAAGACCGGCTTGCCGCTCAACGATTCCATCCGCGTCGTTGCCAAGGATGCCAAGGACCCGGTGAAATCCGAATTCGCCCGGGTGCTCGATCAGCAGGCCTTCGGCATGTCTATGACCGAAGCAGTCCAGGTGCTGCTCGACCGGGTGCCACTGCCAGAGGTCAATTTCTTCGTCGTGGTCATCACCGTGCAGCAGCAGGCCGGCGGCAATCTCAGCGAAGCCCTGGGCAATCTGGCGCGCGTGCTGCGCAACCGCAAGAAGATGAAACAGAAGGTCAAGGCCATGTCGTCCGAGGCCAAGGCCTCGGCCGGCATTATCGGTTCTCTGCCTTTCGTGGTGGGCATTCTCGTCAGCGTGGTGTCGCCCCGCTATCTCGAGCCGCTGGTCACCACGTCGCTGGGCCATATCTGGCTGGGCATCGGCGCGATCATGCTCTCCGCAGGCATTTTCGTCATGAAACGCATGGTCAAATTCGACTTCTAG
- a CDS encoding type II secretion system F family protein: protein MNIVEMLTQRESLIAILAAISAAAIVYTFGSSFIVRSEMKTRIRRVALERDKMRAEEMARLRGLASNGGEGRGSIRRAGETKSYMKKVVERFDLKKAFQDDATVDKLAMAGFRGQGHLTTFLFMRLATPLGIFLFAALYLMVLAPGGRPLYLNLVYSIGAGIVGSYLPILLLKNTTSKRQFSIRRAWPDCLDLLLLCVEAGMSMEHAFKRVAREIGQQSAELAEELTLTTAELSFLEDRTRAYDNLGRRIGLDNVRSVMTALIQADRYGTSVGQALRVMAEEGREARMMEAEKKAASLPPKLTVPLILFFLPVLFIVILAPAAIKIFGPGGAASGGMG from the coding sequence ATGAACATCGTCGAAATGCTGACCCAGCGGGAATCGCTCATCGCCATTCTGGCGGCCATCTCCGCCGCCGCCATCGTCTATACCTTCGGCTCGTCCTTCATCGTCAGATCGGAAATGAAGACGCGCATTCGCCGGGTGGCGCTGGAGCGCGACAAGATGCGCGCGGAGGAAATGGCCCGGTTGCGGGGTCTTGCCTCCAATGGCGGGGAAGGGCGCGGCTCCATCAGGCGGGCCGGCGAAACCAAGTCCTACATGAAAAAAGTGGTCGAGCGGTTCGACCTGAAAAAAGCATTTCAGGACGATGCTACCGTCGACAAGCTCGCCATGGCCGGTTTCCGCGGGCAGGGACATTTGACCACGTTCCTGTTCATGCGCCTTGCCACGCCGCTCGGTATCTTCCTGTTCGCCGCGCTCTATCTGATGGTGCTCGCACCCGGCGGCCGCCCGCTTTATCTCAACCTGGTCTATTCGATCGGGGCGGGCATTGTCGGCTCCTATCTGCCTATTCTTTTGCTCAAGAACACGACGAGCAAACGCCAATTCTCCATCCGCCGCGCCTGGCCCGATTGCCTCGATCTGCTGCTGCTCTGCGTTGAGGCCGGCATGTCGATGGAACACGCCTTCAAGCGCGTCGCGCGGGAGATCGGCCAGCAAAGCGCCGAACTGGCCGAAGAGCTGACCCTGACCACGGCCGAGCTGTCCTTCCTCGAAGACCGCACCCGCGCCTATGACAATCTGGGCCGCCGCATCGGGCTCGATAATGTGCGCTCGGTGATGACCGCGCTGATCCAGGCCGACCGCTACGGCACCTCCGTCGGCCAGGCGTTGCGCGTCATGGCCGAGGAAGGTCGCGAAGCACGCATGATGGAAGCCGAAAAGAAAGCCGCTTCCCTGCCGCCCAAGCTGACCGTACCGCTGATCCTGTTCTTCCTGCCGGTGCTGTTCATCGTCATCCTGGCCCCGGCCGCGATCAAGATTTTTGGACCTGGCGGCGCAGCAAGCGGCGGTATGGGTTAG